GCGCTCATCGCCGTGCTCTCCGCCGTCCACCTCACCCAGGGCACCGCGTCGACCGGTGTGCTCGACGTGCTCCACGCCGTGGTGGGCAGCGGCGACGCGCAGACCCTCGCGGTGCTGGAGGGCTCGCGCGTGCCGCGCCTGCTGGCCGCGCTGCTGCTCGGCGTCGCGCTCGGCGTGGCCGGCGCGGGCATGCAGTCGGTGGCGCGCAACCCGCTGGCGTCACCGGACACGCTCGCCGTGAACGCGGGCGCGCACCTGGCCGTGGTCGCGATCGCGGCGTTCGGGCTGAGCGTGCCCACGCTGCCCGCGGGCGGTGCGGCGTTCGTCGGCGGGTTGGCGGCGGCGGTCCTCGTGCTCGGGTTGTCCGGCGGCGGTTCGGCCAGTCCCCGGCTCGTGCTCGTCGGCTCGGCGGTCATGCTGACGCTCCAGTCCGCGGTGATGCTCCTGCTGCTGATGTTCGAGCAGGAGACGAACGGGCTGTTCGCGTGGGGCTCCGGGTCGCTGACCGTGAGCGACCTGGACGCGACCGCGCAGATGACGCCCGTGGTGGTGGTCGCGGTGGCGGCGCTGGTGGTGATGGGGCGGTCGCTGGACGTCCTGGCCCTGGGTGACGACAACGCGACCGTGCTGGGCTTGAAGGTGCGGCGCACGCGGGTCGGCGCGGTGCTGCTGACCGTGGCGCTGACGGCGGCGGCGGTGACGATCGCCGGACCGCTCGGGTTCGTCGGGCTGAGCGCGCCGGTGATCACCCGGCTGCTGACGCCGTTCGTGCCCGGGTTGGGCAGGCACCGGCTGCTGCTGCCGGTGTCCGGGCTGGTCGGCGTGGTGATCGTGCTCGGCGCGGACGTGCTGCTGCGGGCCGTGATGGGGTCGGCGGCGGCGGTCCGGGTGCCGACCGGGGTCATGACGACGATCCTCGGCGCGGTCGTGCTGATCTGGCTGGCGCGGCGCGGGCGGTCCAGCGGGACGCCGCGGCAGGCGCCCGCCGGTCGGGTCGGGGTGGCCGGGACGACGCGCCGGTTCGCGGTGACGTCGGTGGTGCTGGCCGTGCTGCTGGTCGCCGCGCCGGCCGTCGGGCTGATGTTCGGCGACCGGTTGGTGCTGCTCGGCGACCTGGCGAACTGGTTCGCCGGGCGGACCGGCACCGCGCTGACGTTCGTGCTGGACCAACGGCTGCCGCGGGTGCTGGCCGCGCTGCTGGCGGGCGCGGCGCTGGCCGTGGCCGGGTGCGGCATCCAGTCGGTGAGCCGCAACCCGCTGGCCGAACCCGGGCTGCTCGGCATCACCGCCGGCGCGGGGCTGGGCGCGATCACGCTGATCACCGCCGTGCCGCTGGCCGGCGCGTGGCACATCGCCGGTGCGGCGGGCGCCGGGGCGGTGGCGGCGTTCGCGCTGGTCTACGGGCTGGCCTGGCGGTCCGGGCTGGACTCCGACCGGCTGGTGGTGATCGGCATCGCGACCTGGTCGGCCGGGATGGCGCTGATCACGCTGCTGATCGTGACGTCGGACCCGTGGAACACGGCGAAGGCGTTGACGTGGATGTCCGGCTCGACGTACGGGCGGACGCTGGACCAGGTCGTGCCGACGGCGCTGGCGCTGCTGCTGCTCACGCCGCTGCTGTGGGCCCGGCACCGCGAGCTGGACATCCACGGCCTGGACGAGGACACGCCGCGCGTGCTCGGGATGCGGGTGGAGCGGTCGCGGCTGGTGATCCTGCTGGCGGCGGGAGTGCTGGCGGCGACGGCGGTGTCGGCGATCGGCGTGGTGGCGTTCGTCGGCCTGGTCGCGCCGCACCTGGCGCGGTCGCTGGTCGGCGGCCGGAACGCCCGCGTCCTGCCGGTCGCGGCGGCGGTGGGCGCGGTGCTGGTGAGCGCGGCGGACACGCTGGGGCGAACGGTCATCGCGCCCGCGCAGGTGCCGGCCGGGCTGGTGATCGCGCTGATCGGGACGCCGTACTTCGTGCTGGTGCTGTGGCGGACGCGGGAGATGCGCACCTGACCGTTCGCCTGGGCGGCCTACCGGCCGGCCACGCGCGACCACGTCAGCGGGTCCGCGATCACCTGCGCGCCGGTGGCCGGCTCCTCCACCTCGTGCGACCGGCCGTCCCGGAACGACGGGAACCACACGAACGGGATGCCCTCGCGCGAGGCGTACCGGCCGCGCGCGACGGATAAGTCCGCGACCACCTCGGGCAGGTCGGACAGCTCCCGCAGGACGAAGTCCAGCGAGGTCAGCACCTCATGCACGACGTGCGGCAGCTCGGCGCCCGGTAGCGCTTGAACGGGAAGACCAGCTCGTCGAAGTGCTGCGCCGCGTACCGCGCCAACGGCACGGTCAGGTCGAGTGCAGCCCCAGCCGCCCCTCCTCGGCGCCCGGATCCGGTCCAGCCACCGCAGCTCGACCCGACCGGTCCGGTCCGGCCCGGTACTCGGTGGCGAGCTGGTCCCGGAGACGGGCGTGGCGGAACTGGTAGACCGGGCCGGCTTGGCGCAGCACGCCCCGGTGGTGGGCGTCCCGCAGGAAGGCCATGAGCGCCCAGGGTGCGCGGCCGGACGCGGCGAGGTAGAGGCGAAGGGGGAGGGAAGCTCCCCACGCCGTGAACGTGCTGCCCACGGCCGCGCCGCCGAGTCCGAACACCAGTCCGCCGTACATGAGCGCTTCCACGCTCCCGTCCGTGAACCCGAACACGAGCCAGCCCGTGGACCCGGCGACGATCCCGACCGTGGCGATGCGGACCAAGGCGACGCCGCGATCCGCCCGGAGCAGGGAATCCGGGCTGACGACGCCGGTGGAGCCACCCGCCGCCTCGCCCCTGAGCCCGACGATCAACCCGACGACGAGACCGACGGTGAGCCCGTGCTCGCGCGCGTGGCGGAAGCCGGTGCGGAGGTGGGTCACGAGGTCGGAATCCCTGACGAACCCCGAGTGGAGCGCGTAGCCGAGCCCGATCACGAGCCCGGACACGAGCCAGGCGAGGAGCCCGGCGGCGAGACCGGACGCGATGTCGCGCAGGAGGCCGCGCCACGTGAACCGGGGCCGGCGGGGACGCGGCTCGATCGACGTGGCGACGCAGGCGGTGAGCCCGGCCGTGACGCCCGTCGCGAGCCCGGCCGCCAGCCCGAACGTGATGCCGTGGTCGAGGCCCAGCACGAACCGGGGACCGATCCCGCGGTCGAACCCGTACTTGAGCGCGTGGTCGAGCGCGCAGTCCAGGCCGAGCCCGCAGTCGAGCTCACGACCCGACTGGAGGTACGTGAGCCCGTGACCGTTCACGCAGTCGACCCCGCAGTCGGGGCCGACCGCGAGCACGGTCGCGAACCCGAAGACGAGCCCGATCACCAGCCAGCTCGCCGAACCGACCGCGAGCCCGATGACGAGCCCTCCGACGAGGCGGGGGTGGCGCAGGACTTGCCGAAGTCGCCACCAGGCCAGGTCGTCGGTGTGGCGTCGCTGGGAGGCGTGGGCGAGGAAGGCCAGCCAGCGGTGTGCCCGCTCCGGGTTCCAGCGGTGGTCGGGGGTGTCGCCGTGCGCGCGGTAGAGGGCGGGGACGAAGTGGCTGAGCAGGAGGGTTTCGAGGTGGTGCTGCCGCTGTCGGGGGGTGTCGTGGGCGGCGGCGGTCCGGAGGAGGTCGGCGGGGTCGGCGGAGCCGCCGCTGCAGACGGCACGGGCCAGCGACAGCATCAGCGGAGTGCGCAGGACCGCGGCGAGGGCCTGCGCGGCGGGATCGGGGTCGGGCGCGCGGAGCCGGGCCAGCACCGGCGCCCACCTGGCGCGGGCGGCGGTGGTCCTGCCCGAGGTCGACAGGCGCAGGTAGGTGTCGACGTCGTCCGGGGCCAGGTCGGCGAGGCAGACGACGGCGGAGCCGGTGATCACGCCGGCAGCGCGGGCGTACTCGGCGGACCGGCTGGTCAGCAGCAGCGGGTCGCGGGGGCCCAGTGCCCGGTTGACCTGCTGGATCGCGTCGTCGCGCAGTTCCGGGGCGATCTCGTCGAAGCCGTCCAGGACGGGCAGGATCCGGCCGCCGGCCAGCAGCCGGTGAGCGGCGGTGTCCCCGGTTTCGGTGAGCACGGCCAGCACCGGGTAGGTGGTGGCGAGGCGGTCGGCCATCCAGGCCCGCAACCCCTGCCGGCCGGGGTCCCAGGAGGTGAGGGAGAAGATCACCGGCACCGGCTGCCCGGGTGCGCGGTGGGCGCGGTCGAGGTAGGTCAGGACGAACCGGGTGGTCAGGGTGGTCTTGCCCGAGCCGGGCTTGCCCAGCACCACCAGTCGCCTGGAGGGGATGCGCTCGAACACGTCCACGACGTCGGCCAGGTGGCCGGTGAGGTCGACGGGCTCGTCGCGCCGGGGCGTGCGGTGGATGGCGGCCCAGTGGTCGGCCAGGTGGTCGGGCGCGTTGGTCCAGCGCACCGGCAGCGGGAACGGGTCGTGGACGCCCCGGACGCGTTCCTCGTCCGACCACTGGGCGGCCACGGTCTCGGCCAGTCGGTCGGCCAGTTCGTCGAGGTCGACGGACCGACCCTGTCGCGTGGTCCGCTGGTGCCGCCGTTCCTGGAGCACCCCCAGCAGCAGGGCGCCCACCCCGGCCGCCGCGCCGATCACGCTGGCGGTCTGGTCGGCGATCTCCAGGCTCTTCCCGCCCAGCACCAGCGTGAGGCCGATGGCGGGCAGCAGGACACCGGCCAGGATCGGGATCAACCGCCTGTGGTGACGG
This genomic window from Saccharothrix sp. HUAS TT1 contains:
- a CDS encoding iron ABC transporter permease, which codes for MRTAVVTAGIVALIAVLSAVHLTQGTASTGVLDVLHAVVGSGDAQTLAVLEGSRVPRLLAALLLGVALGVAGAGMQSVARNPLASPDTLAVNAGAHLAVVAIAAFGLSVPTLPAGGAAFVGGLAAAVLVLGLSGGGSASPRLVLVGSAVMLTLQSAVMLLLLMFEQETNGLFAWGSGSLTVSDLDATAQMTPVVVVAVAALVVMGRSLDVLALGDDNATVLGLKVRRTRVGAVLLTVALTAAAVTIAGPLGFVGLSAPVITRLLTPFVPGLGRHRLLLPVSGLVGVVIVLGADVLLRAVMGSAAAVRVPTGVMTTILGAVVLIWLARRGRSSGTPRQAPAGRVGVAGTTRRFAVTSVVLAVLLVAAPAVGLMFGDRLVLLGDLANWFAGRTGTALTFVLDQRLPRVLAALLAGAALAVAGCGIQSVSRNPLAEPGLLGITAGAGLGAITLITAVPLAGAWHIAGAAGAGAVAAFALVYGLAWRSGLDSDRLVVIGIATWSAGMALITLLIVTSDPWNTAKALTWMSGSTYGRTLDQVVPTALALLLLTPLLWARHRELDIHGLDEDTPRVLGMRVERSRLVILLAAGVLAATAVSAIGVVAFVGLVAPHLARSLVGGRNARVLPVAAAVGAVLVSAADTLGRTVIAPAQVPAGLVIALIGTPYFVLVLWRTREMRT
- a CDS encoding NACHT domain-containing protein is translated as MIPILAGVLLPAIGLTLVLGGKSLEIADQTASVIGAAAGVGALLLGVLQERRHQRTTRQGRSVDLDELADRLAETVAAQWSDEERVRGVHDPFPLPVRWTNAPDHLADHWAAIHRTPRRDEPVDLTGHLADVVDVFERIPSRRLVVLGKPGSGKTTLTTRFVLTYLDRAHRAPGQPVPVIFSLTSWDPGRQGLRAWMADRLATTYPVLAVLTETGDTAAHRLLAGGRILPVLDGFDEIAPELRDDAIQQVNRALGPRDPLLLTSRSAEYARAAGVITGSAVVCLADLAPDDVDTYLRLSTSGRTTAARARWAPVLARLRAPDPDPAAQALAAVLRTPLMLSLARAVCSGGSADPADLLRTAAAHDTPRQRQHHLETLLLSHFVPALYRAHGDTPDHRWNPERAHRWLAFLAHASQRRHTDDLAWWRLRQVLRHPRLVGGLVIGLAVGSASWLVIGLVFGFATVLAVGPDCGVDCVNGHGLTYLQSGRELDCGLGLDCALDHALKYGFDRGIGPRFVLGLDHGITFGLAAGLATGVTAGLTACVATSIEPRPRRPRFTWRGLLRDIASGLAAGLLAWLVSGLVIGLGYALHSGFVRDSDLVTHLRTGFRHAREHGLTVGLVVGLIVGLRGEAAGGSTGVVSPDSLLRADRGVALVRIATVGIVAGSTGWLVFGFTDGSVEALMYGGLVFGLGGAAVGSTFTAWGASLPLRLYLAASGRAPWALMAFLRDAHHRGVLRQAGPVYQFRHARLRDQLATEYRAGPDRSGRAAVAGPDPGAEEGRLGLHST